aactttaaattatttgttattctactttttcataacttattataaatttttactgaatagaaaaaaattaaaatatttaactttttctaaatggaaaaagcaacatattgatttttctttactttttaatgcttaatcgaaataaaatattacaaaaacaaacaacctaatacttaatactattaagtattaaaattctatttagagttaatttaaaaaaacaaatatcaccttAGTTTCAAtaaacaatttctaaatttttactaaaattgCAAATTATAAATAGGACCCCTCCCcccccctccttttttttttttttcataagaaccacattttttaaattcaagttcaaattacgtattttattttgatatgaaagacttacTAACACAAAGAACTTTTCATTTAAGGAAACAAGTtccaaaaaattagaaagaatttgaagtcgtctctttaagagacaagTTCATCTTATAAGAAAATACAGTGAACCCAAGCTCAAATCAGTTAGGTTGGAATGAGTTTTCAAGTTGTTTaggtaattaattattttttaaaatagacaCACTTCTTATTGGTTCTAATATCAATTATatggttaaaaaattatttaataatttattgaaagtGTAGGATTAACATGATCATGAtcttataaaatacaaaaattttgtattaatatcaattaaagTGCCCTATCATGTTTATATCTACTACAAGGCTTCACTTTTTGCCtcatatttttaactttatttaatttaatttttttaatttcatgtatggaatgttataaaaatataagttacATATCATTActaatgttaaatattatattaattcatcacatcttcaaattatttacttttatttaataaaaataaataacatttcacaatttaaaatattatgattttattaagCTTGGATTGAGCTCAACCTAAGGCTTATATATAAGAGTTGATATTTTTCAACCTaagccaaaatatttagttttttttatttaactaaaagtaacatgttgacATCATCCGACATAagtaaagtgaacttgttatcaatatatttagtttaggtatgttggttgatatcaacaagttacttttaattgaatagaaaaagtaaatttaactttttctattaagtcaAAAAACATATGTCATCTATTAGTTGGATTGGGCCTAACCCATTATGTTGTAGGTCTCttctttaaattatatataagtagGCTTACAAACAAAAGAGTTGAGCCAAACCATTTTGAGGCCCATGGGTTAATTCTATCTTATATAGCAAAATGCCAACAATAAGAGTATCAAAAAGTAGGAGGAACACAAGGAGAAAAGAGCTCTAGACCAAAAACCCTTTTAACAAAAAGCAAAAACCAAAGCACTTTGATGACTTAAAACTGTTTCCTACTTTACCAAAAAGCAACcccaaatctttctttcctCCTTATATCAAGTCTTATATTGTATGCATctaagaggagaaaaaaaagaagaaaaaaaatggtaaagatGGAAGTGCCATGTCCATTGATATTCAAGATTGTTTTTAtggtagtggtggtggtggtggtggtggtttcTTCAAATGCGGTGGTGGCAACACCAGAGTTTCCGGCCATGTTTGTGATGGGAGATTCAATAGTGGATGATGGGAACAACAACAACTTGAACTCTCTTGCAAAATCAAACTTCATGCCTTATGGCATCGATTTTAATGGAGGACCATCCGGCAGATTTTGCAATGGGAAAACCATTATTGATTTTCTTGGTAATTTTGTCtttttcaatcatttcttcacaaACTCTTCATGTTCTAACACTTTCATTACATGTATTATATTCCTGACTCAACTTTTTCTCAAATCATTCATGGTTTATTCTTGAACGAGAATACAAACCTACCTAGTTATAATCaactaaatctttttttttttttccaattttgtaGGAGAATTGTTAGGTCTTCCTTATCTTCCAGCATTTGCAGATTCTTCAACAACAGGAGGCAATGTTCTTAGGGGTGTAAACTACGCTTCAGCAGCAGCAGGAATCCTTGATGAGACCGGAAGAAATCTAGTAACATATCATATGTCTATCTTGCTATCTTCTAATTTTTCATCATGGTTTATCAAATTTTTGTAACATATTTATGTGATACAGGGAGATCGGTATAGCCTAAGTCAACAGGTCCAGAACTTTGAAAGCACTTTGAATCAACTAAGGAGCCAAATGGATGAAAATTCACTTAGCCAATACTTGGCAAAATCCTTGGTTGTCATAGTCCTTGGTAGCAACGACTACATTAACAACTATCTCGAGCCTTCTTTCTACACATCAAGCTATTTGTACACCCCTaatgactatgctgatcttctcATAAACCATTATACAAGGCAAATCTTGGTATGATCAAGAAACCCTTCATGGATCCTTTCTTccattatcttcttcttcaagttGAGAAAATGGTACTGTTAATTTTACAGACACTTCACAGCCTAGGGTTCAGAAAGTTCTTCTTAGCAGACATTGGTCCACTTGGTTGCATACCAAACCAACTAGCAACTGGGCTCGCTCCACCGAGGAAGTGTGTGTTCTTTGTGAACGAGCTAGTTAAAATGTTCAACACACGACTCAGGTCTCTCGTTGATCAACTAAATGCAAACCATCCGGGGGCAATTTTTGTGCATGGCAACACTTATGGAGCGCTCAATGACATACTCAATTCCCCAATAAACTATGGTAAGTCTCAAGGTTTGAACTCAAGTTTATTCGATATCGATAATTATGGTTATATATTTGCAGGATTTAGCGTTACCAATAGAGCATGTTGTGGCATGGGGATGAATGAAGCACAAATAACATGCCTTCCCTTCTCGGTTCCCTGCGTGGATAGGGACCAATACGTGTTTTGGGATGCCTTTCATCCAACACAAGCAGTCAACAAGATTCTTGCTCACAAGGCTTATGCAGGATCACGCTCTGAGTGTTATCCCATGAACATACAACAAATGATTTCCAACAATAATTTATCTTCATAAACTCACCATCCACATAAATGTCTTTGTACGGATAAGGAAATATGCATACATACAATAATATCATGGATATTATGAGTTTTCATTATTTGTTAACAAGACCAATTTTGTCTACTAAATggtttaattgatattataataaatacccaaagagattttataaattttattattttgcttcttaacgagtttaatttttttttttggtagaaaattataactaaaattaatttcataaatgaGTAATGACTGAGAATTGGCACATGAATTAcatatttagttttggaaaattatatgcatatttttatgttatgtttagttctaaaaaatttgagaaaaaatataaaataaaaaaagtatatatatattaaaaaaaagaatgagtatagaaagataaaaaataaattgtttttattttttatttaaaatttattttatttat
Above is a genomic segment from Vitis riparia cultivar Riparia Gloire de Montpellier isolate 1030 chromosome 7, EGFV_Vit.rip_1.0, whole genome shotgun sequence containing:
- the LOC117919212 gene encoding GDSL esterase/lipase At1g71250-like isoform X1; the protein is MVKMEVPCPLIFKIVFMVVVVVVVVVSSNAVVATPEFPAMFVMGDSIVDDGNNNNLNSLAKSNFMPYGIDFNGGPSGRFCNGKTIIDFLGELLGLPYLPAFADSSTTGGNVLRGVNYASAAAGILDETGRNLGDRYSLSQQVQNFESTLNQLRSQMDENSLSQYLAKSLVVIVLGSNDYINNYLEPSFYTSSYLYTPNDYADLLINHYTRQILTLHSLGFRKFFLADIGPLGCIPNQLATGLAPPRKCVFFVNELVKMFNTRLRSLVDQLNANHPGAIFVHGNTYGALNDILNSPINYGKSQGLNSSLFDIDNYGYIFAGFSVTNRACCGMGMNEAQITCLPFSVPCVDRDQYVFWDAFHPTQAVNKILAHKAYAGSRSECYPMNIQQMISNNNLSS
- the LOC117919212 gene encoding GDSL esterase/lipase At1g71250-like isoform X2, with the protein product MVKMEVPCPLIFKIVFMVVVVVVVVVSSNAVVATPEFPAMFVMGDSIVDDGNNNNLNSLAKSNFMPYGIDFNGGPSGRFCNGKTIIDFLGELLGLPYLPAFADSSTTGGNVLRGVNYASAAAGILDETGRNLGDRYSLSQQVQNFESTLNQLRSQMDENSLSQYLAKSLVVIVLGSNDYINNYLEPSFYTSSYLYTPNDYADLLINHYTRQILTLHSLGFRKFFLADIGPLGCIPNQLATGLAPPRKCVFFVNELVKMFNTRLRSLVDQLNANHPGAIFVHGNTYGALNDILNSPINYGFSVTNRACCGMGMNEAQITCLPFSVPCVDRDQYVFWDAFHPTQAVNKILAHKAYAGSRSECYPMNIQQMISNNNLSS